The Calothrix sp. PCC 7507 DNA segment ACTTTAATAATGATACAGATGTGTTGGTAAGGGCACGGCAATGCCCATTGGTGTCAAATTGAGCTACAACGCTTACCCGACATACATTTTACCCCTCCCCTTAGCAAGGCTACGGTGTACACACAAGTGCTAGTAAACTACTAAGGGAAGGAGTTGTGGGGAGTAAAAGGTGGTGGAAAATCCAATAATGATTCACGCTCAACAGTGGGATGGAATTGCTTTTGGCGACCCAAGGTTGATAAAAAGGGGGCAGCATTGTACCAAGCAATGGAAAAACATCAATCAGTCAGCATTCGCCAAATAAGTAGAAATAGAGCAGAACAGGTGGGGTACTACCGCTTTTTGTCGAATGAGAATGTGACAATAGGGGAATTAGTCGGCAGCCTATCAGACCACTGTGTATCACAGGTAGAAGACAAGCATATATTAGCCATCAGTGATAGTAGCGAAATTAACTTGCAGTCTCATGTTGGTAGGTTGAAAGCAGAGGGTCTAGGTGTAGTCGGAAACAACACAGACGTAGGGTTTTATATTCATCCAACTTTAGTATTGAATGCAGAGAATGGATTTCCATTGGGATTAAGCACAGTACAACTGTGGACGCGAGAGATAGACCATGCCGATAAGCATGAACGAAATTACAAAAAGTTACCGATAGAGGAAAAAGAATCATACAAATGGCTGCGTTCAGCCGATGAAACCCAAAGATGTTTAAGTATTGGTAATGCCAAAATGGTGACTCATATCGCCGATAGAGAAAGCGATATGTATGAAGAATTTACGACCGTACCAAATCGCAAAAATCACGTGTTGGTCAGAGCGCGCATTGACCGTCGCCTCATAGGAAAGACCCAATCGCTGTATGCGTATTTAAACCAACAACCTAGCGAGGGGACTTATACCGTGGATGTTCCAGCAGATTCACGTATTGGTAGAACCGCAAGAGAGGCATTATTAATTGTGCGCTGTGCGCTGGTAAAAATTCAACGTCCAGAGAAATTGAGTGCCAAAGATTATCCCCCTAGTGTAACGCTTTACGCCGTGGAAGCTGTGGAAGTCAACCCACCTGCGGGTACGGAACCGATTCATTGGCGATTGTTGACCACCCACCAAGTTGTTTGTCTAGAACAAGCACTACAAATCATTAGATGGTACACATGGAGATGGCGAATTGAACAACTATTTGCCATCCTCAAAACTGCTGGTTTAAATCTCGAAGCTACTCAGCTTGAGTCCATTGCTGCCATTAAGCGACTGAGTGTTTTAGCTTTGTCAGTAGCTGTGCGAATTTTACAAATGATTCAGGGACGGGATAATCCTGAGTTGTCTGCAAATCTAGCTTTTTCGGATGAGCAACAGCAATGTTTATCTACTCTTGCACCAACTGTAGAAGGTCACACTCCACGTCAACAAAATCCCTATCCTCCTCATTCCTTACCTTGGGCTACCTGGATTATTGCTCGTCTTGGTGGTTGGTCTGGTTACAAGTCTCAAAAACCTCCAGGAATTACTACTTTGACTCGGGGGCTTAAGCAGTTTGAATCCACCTTTTTTGGCTGGAAACTCGCTCTGGGTCTACTTGTGTGTACACCGTAGCCTTAGCAAGGGGAGGGGAGGGGAGGTTTTGCGTCAGCAAAGCCGGGGTGGGGTGATGCGAAGAGTGATGGTAAATAAGTGGAGTTAATATCACGTCTTTACAAGGGTTTCACGTTAAGTTGACACCAATGAATAATGCCTCATACCCAAAAACTCCACCCACTCTTAGTTTGGAGTTTTTCAGACTTCAGACTTCAGCCTGACGGCATTACTAAATCAAAAATTGGATCTCCGTAATAACTGTTAGATTGGGGTTTTCAATTGCATTGAAGATTTACGAGAGATAGGTGTGTAACCACTGTTACACTTCTCCTTGTTCACGTGTGCTTTTAAAAACTCTAATAATTATTACTTACACAGCATTATTTTTATTTATACACGAAAAAGCACTTGAGGTTTTGCTCACCCAAGTGCTTCCCCGTATAACTGTATACCAACCCACTTGTTTGATGCAACATTTGAAATCCGCAACAACCCCTGAAGGAGGAGCATTGCGAGGATAACTTGTAACAAACATCTGGTGAAGTGGTATCACTCCTTGCACTAACTAAGAATATCTCTTCTGGAATAAAACCGGGAATGTGGTGAGTGACACTTTCTTAACTGACACTAGTTAAAAAGGACTCATGATCGATGGTGTCTATCAAGACAAAGCAAGTCTGTACTGAATTTGGGACTTTTGTATAAAATGTTAAAATTTTTATGTTGGCGATCGCACAACATGACAAATAGGGTAGTTGACCAATACGCGGAACGTGGTAGCATTGGTTCCCTGCTGGATATTGAGTAATAACAGCCGAAAATCTCTCAAGAGTATGTGAGATAAAGCTTTGGCGTGGACAGCTAGAGAATCTTAACTGGAATCAATCACTGACTACTAAACGTGTCACAGCGCTATTTGCATTGAAATCTATTAAAATTCTTGTTCTGAGACACTTTTATCTGTTTAGTCAACACAGTGATTAAAGGGGAAGTTATCGTCGCCACAATCCTTCGTTGAAAGGAAGCTACACGTATTACTCATCAAAAAATTGACGATTTATGCAAAAAAATCAAGTTAGAAAAGCTGTGATTCCGGCGGCTGGTTTTGGTACTCGGTTATTTCCCGCCACCAAAGTTGTCAAAAAAGAGCTTTTCCCGATTATTGATCGAGATGGTAGAGCAAAACCCGTAATTCTGGCGATCGCAGAAGAGGCGATTAGTGCGGGAATTGCAGAAGTAGCGATCGTGGCGCAGCCGGAAGACGAAGAAATATTTACAGATTTGTTTAAAAAACCACCCAAACCAGAACTATTCCAGAAACTTTCCCCACAGAATCAAGAATACAGCCAATATCTTCAAGATTTGGGCAGTAGGGTAACGATATTAACGCAAGACGCAGCAGAAGGCTACGGACACGCCGTATTTTGCGCCAAAGACTGGGTAAACAATGAACCATTTTTGCTGATGCTAGGCGATCATGTTTACGCCTCTGACACGGAAAAATCCTGTGCCCGTCAAGTTGTAGATATTTACGAACAAGTTAATCAAAGCGTTATAGGTTTGACTACAATGCCAGCCACAATCATTCACAAGGCTGGGTGTGTCACGGGGGTTTGGCAAGAGTTAAATTTGCTGCTTGCGGTGACACAAGTCTCCGAAAAGCCAACTGTGGAATATGCACGCCAGCATCTGCGTGTAGCCGGTATGGCAGAAGATGAGTTTTTATGTGTATTTGGTTTATATATACTTGTGCCAAAAATTTTCGATTTTTTGGCAGAACACATTAATCAAGACTTTCGTGAACGGGGAGAATTTCAGTTAACATCCTGTCTTGATAGATTGCGTCAAGCAGAGGGCATGACAGGATATGTAGTTAAAGGCAAGTGTTTTGATACGGGTTTACCTGATGCTTATCGACAGACATTGATTGATTTTCCAGCCAATGTGGCTACTCATCTGTCGTAAGTTTAGTTAAACTCTCTAAGAGAGAAATAACTAAGATGAGGAATTGGCAGCCAGAATCATCATTTAATGTTTCTGGTAGTTTATTCAAAAATTTAACCTTCCTATCATATTTTCCATGATTGGTTGAATAATTATATTTGATTTATTTGGCGTAGTAAAAGACTAATTTATTACTACTTGCCAAACAATATTCTATTATAGGAATCCGATTTGATTTTTACAAAAATCTAAGTATGTGTAGGGGAGCCACCCTCGTGCGCGGTGAGCGCAGCCACACGTGCGTCCGAAGCACTAGGTGGACTGCCGAGTCCGGAGGAGTTTCCCGTGTTGAGAGGAGTGGCGTTGGGCATTGCCCACCTTATGTACATTTGAACATTCAAGTATGAATCCTAAAATAGGACTCAGAGTTAAAAATAAACCTGAGTCCTATTTTAGGTTAAATAATCTGTGCTTAATTCGCTAGTAAAATCAAGAAAAACTTTTCAGGACACATTGGCTATAAAAATTTTATTACGAGCCAAATTGGCGATACAACATTAATTTACCCAGATATATTGATATCAACAACTCAAACAGAGTTGATGAATAAAAATAAGGAGAAAACCCAATGATTATTTCAGATTTGAGCATTTTAGAAGTTGTTGATTCTGCTGAGGTTGTTGGTGGCGGCAAAAAAGGCTACACCTACTATGAAAATGACAGAATAAAGTTGGATATCTACAGTGATATCGACTTAGATGACAATGCCGCTGTAGCTTTTGCAGATTCCAAAGCTTACGGTAACAATAGCTTTAGCAAAACCGTGACTTACACAAAGGCAACTGGTTGGTCATCTGATTCATCTTCAGCATCTTTTGCAGCAGTAGACTAGGAGTAAATTGGAGTTTAGATGTCGATTTTATACTTCACCTAACTCTATTTCTGACTAATCTCAACTAAACTCCAAGACTTTTGTATTACAAGTAGAGAATACTCTCATGAGTTCCGTTGAAAGCTTTATTAAAACTAAAAGCTTTCAACGAACTATATACGGCGTACAAGCAAGTATTTAGTTGTGAGCCGTTGAAAAACTGATTATTATCAGTTTCTGTAACCAATAATCTATGTGATTCAAGGTAAAAATGAGGAGCAATTTAATAATCTCAGACTTAATCGATTTTAACTACATTAATGAAAGCAGTGGTGTGATCGGTGGTCGTGTCTATGCTAGTACAGTGGCTATAACATCTGCCGGACCTGGATATGCTGTAGCTGGTGCAGGAGCAGGTGCTAATGGCCAGACTACTTACACTAATGCTCAAACCAATACAACAGTTCAAGACTACGGTAACATTATTTCAAGCACTTCCAATGCACAAGCAACAGCATACGGAAGGACTGGAAACCAAATTGCTCGTTCTTCAAGTGATAGTACTTCTATTTGGTTTTCAATTAGCAATTGATAAAATCACTCAACATTCTTATGGGCTATTTTTCCTTAGCCAAAACTCATTAACTAATTTATTTATTGGCGGATCTCGAAACATTCTAGCTAGTTGATAATCAGCTATAGAGGATATTTGCAAAGCATCTAATTTGTCATATTTAGCAAAGCAAGGTCATGGTAAAGCATTTATGTCCAAACTTAGCTATCCTACGCTATACAACTTTATGCTTTGCTGCCCTGTTAATGACATTTTTACATTTCAAGTATCCTCATTAAAGCCAATGTTTGTTAATTTCCTTCTTAAAATTGCAAGAGGTGTATATATGCAGAACATAACCAATAAGTTACAAATATCAGATTTGAGTTTTTGTCAAGTAGTAACAGAGCAAGACTTTGAAGTGGCAGGTGGATTAGGTACTCCTGAATATCTACTATTACGTAATCTATTCTCCCAGCCAATAGACTTACGCTTGCCAGCTTTAGAAGGCTATGGTAAACAAGAAGTCCACTCTGATAAAGAAGTGGTTATTAACGAATTAAAAAATGCCACAACTGGTATATCCGGATATGAAGTGATAAGTAAGGATGGTAAATCTCGTGCTGTTGTGTTATTTGGAAATAAATCGGCAACAGCCTTTTCAACGAATAGCAACTCTTCTGGTATTACCTTAAAGTAACAAACCATCTTTTACCAAAACTCTTGAAAATGAGTCAGCGCACAGTTGTAATTAAACGGATAATCTCGCCATCAGGCGAGATTTTTGCAGAAGCTAAAAGTATAGTTGAAACATCTGATGAGGGTGCAACTAAAATTAGTCAAAGTGTTTCAGTGAACGTGTCTTCTGTTAATAGCTCTAGTAGTTCTTCATCCAGTTCTAGTTCTTATACTGGTTAGGAAATTGTCAAGAAATTATCTATAGGAATCCGGTTTGATCATTGAAAAAATCTCCGTATCTGTAGGGTGTGCATCGCCCACCTTATCATGGTTTTGGTGGGCAATGCCCACCCTACGTGTATTTCAGAAATCAAATCCTAATCCTGTATGGTAATAGAAGAATTACGATCCTATTTTACTCAACGAAATTGTTGTTGGTGACAGCAAAAAACTGTGGTACATACAAGCTTAAATCCCAAATTAATTTAGTTGGAAAGGAAAGCTGATGATGCTAATTAATGATTTGACCTATTTCGAGAATGTTTCAGAAAACGAGTTGATTTTAGGTGCTGCTAGTGCTTATATCGGAGCTTATGCATCTGCTGGAGGTGCTAATTCTCTTGCTCTCACTGATACAGACGTTAATCTCAGGACTAAGAAGAACGGTGTTTCTAAGCTAAAGGGTATAGGAGTGGCTCTGGCAATTGGTGAAGACGCCACAGCTGATGTCTATTACGCTCTTGACGGCTTTGATAAAGTGAAGGTAAAAACTCGTTATGTAGACGGCGCAAACTTTGATTTAGAGATTGTTAAGGTAAAAGGAATTGATCGGCCAAACTAATGACAGGTTGTAGTCAGTGCTTTAACTCTTCCGGAGTTACTAAAGCAGTGACTACAACCTTTTTAAGTAAATTGTCAAGAGTCAAAAAAATCTATATTTTTGACTCCAATAACAGAAGATATATGTGCAAGTTGGGTAAGTGCTGTATAAGAAGTTTTACAGCTTTTGTCCTGTGAAAATCGATCGCACTTCACCATTACGACGGACGATCGCCTCACCTTTGCTAACATCTACTAATGTCCAACCGCTAGCACCGATGCTTTCACCGATGTCAATGCGGTGTGTCACGCCGTCGCTTTTAAATAAAGCTGCAGATTTGTCTCCCAACTCTAATAATCCTTCTAATGTGTGGGTAGGAGCAGCTGCGGATAATCCGGGCAAAGATGCATGTTGCTGAATAGTAGTTGTGGGCGTTGGTGCTTTGGCTGCGGGTAGTTTTGGAGGTGCAGCCCGGAATGGCACAATTGGTAATGCAGGTAAAAGATTTGCTGATTGTCCTACAGCCACTGGTGCAGTTCTTACACCCACAGGTTTGAGTTCTGGACGCACGGCCGACGCGAAGATTTTGTAACCAGCTGGCTTGGCTGGTTTTGGCAGGGTATTCAGAGCATTATTCACAACGTCTGGTCGAGATGCTGTAATCCCCACTGATGGTAGCGGTTGGAGCGGGGGTGTATAGCGCATTGGTGACGGTGCTTGATATACAGGGATGTATATCCGCTCGACAATTGAGGAGCGTTGCGGGACTGCGGGGATGTTGTTAGCGGTTAGTGGTGGGGGTAAAGTGCCTGTTCTTTGGTTGCTAGCATAGGCTAGTGCTGTTGGGCTAGGATTCGCCCCAATGGCGAGTCTAGGGTTGGCAGACCTTTGATTATTTCTCACCTCTTGCTTGTCAATGACAGCTAGCGCTCCTAGTATGTAATCAACCAATTCAGCCTCAACATCTACTTTGGTTGGCAACTGTGGCTGTGGTACTTGGAGAGTCATCTGGGTGAGTCTGAAATTGAAAAGATTCAGGACTTCAGATTGTACTAAGTAAATCACACCAGCGATCGCCACACATAAGGTTGTCCCCACAATTAGCAATCTACCCCAAACTACCTTGGTGTGCTGACGCTTTTTACTAACTGGTTTCACATTGTCCGTGTCAACCACTACTTTACTCAAGGGTTTGTTCTTGAGGTGAGGAACTCCTTTTGTGGGTTGGTTCGCCGTGTTTGGCAGAATAATCTGCGGCACCTTCACTGTTTGCAACGGAACGTATTTTACATTCACGGTTTGGGAAGCAAAATTCCCGTTTGCATCCAGAATCTGGTCAATATCGGCAAAGAGTTCATTCATCAAGCCATCAGCATAGATATCGACCGACCAAGGCTCACTGGCGATCAAGTCTTCTGATGGTTCCGGAATAAAGAGATGCGTGCTGGCTGCTTGTAACATAGGCTTTTAGGTTGTGGCTACTAGGACGGGGAAACGCCGCCTTGATCGCCTAGGGGTTAGGATTTTTGGGAAATATCCAATCACTTATCTACACTAGACAAGTTGACTGTTTATGTGGTATTAAATTCGACTGAGAGTCTGGAGACTGCTGACGATGCCAGTTCTGAATTCATGTCATCTATCATACCAAGCTCCTCCCTAATACTATACTCAAGCTTCATGAAGTTTTTTTGAAGCTAATGCTGTAAACTCTGACTGGCTCTTGGTTCTACGTAATTCTAGATATATTAATAAAGCATTAATATCCGCTGGATTTACCCCACCAATCCGTGTAGCTTGACCGAGGGTAAGGGGTTTTACCTTACTCAGCTTTTCCCGTGCTTCTTTAGAAAGGGTATCAATTTTTGTATAGTCCAAATCTGCTGGTAGCTGGCGATGGGCTTGACGGGCGATTTGCTCAATCTGATGTTGTTGTCTGGCGAGATAGCCAGAATATTTGATGTCTATTTCTGCGCCTTCCTTTTCGGCTCGGTTTAGGTCGGGGTTCCCCAGGGCGTGTTTGTCGAGATGTGGGTAATGAAATCCTGGTCGCCGCAGCAAGTCGGCTAGGGTAATTGAGCCTTTGATGGCTTGTTGGGTATCAGAGGCGATCGCTATGCCTATTTGATCATGTTCTTTGACTCGTGTGCTGTACAGCCGTTCTTTTTCGGCTGTAATATTTTCTTGTTTGCGGGTAAACAAATTCCAACGGCGATCGTCAATCAAGCCAATTTCTCGCCCCAAGGGTGTCAGCCGCTGATCGGCATTATCAGAACGCAAGATTAAACGATACTCAGACCTACTGGTGAGCATCCGGTAAGGTTCCCGTAAATCCTTAGTACACAAGTCATCAACCAGCGTCCCAATGTAACTTTGCTCACGGGGAAATACAATCATTTCTTGACCACGAACAAAACGAGCCGCGTTAATCCCCGCCACCAGTCCTTGCGCTGCGGCTTCTTCATAACCTGTTGTGCCGTTAATTTGTCCAGCACAAAATAGCCCCGCAATGTTTTTAGTCATCAGTGTGGGATAACACTGAGTTGCAGGCAAATAATCATATTCCACAGCATAAGCGGGGCGGAGCATCACACATTGTTCCAAGCCAGGGAGACTCCGCAGCATTTGCAGTTGCAGAGTTTCTGGTAAACCTGTGGAAAACCCTTGAATGTAAAGTTCCGGTATATCTCTCCCTTCTGGTTCGATAAAAATTTGGTGGCTTTCCTTATCGGCAAAGCGCACAATCTTATCTTCAATACTGGGGCAATAACGAGGCCCCTTAGCTTCTACCCAACCACCATAAACAGGGGATAGGTGTAAATTTTCTTGAATCAAGCGATGGGTTTCAGCGGTGGTGCGGGTAATGTAACAAGGCATTTGTTCCCGTTCTACCCACACTTCGGGGTCAAAGCTAAACCAGCTAACTTTTTCGTCCCCCGGCTGAATGGTCATTTTACTGTAGTCAACCGATCGCTTATCTACTCGTGCAGGGGTACCAGTCTTCAATCTTCCAGTTTCAAACCCCAGGCGATGGAGGGTTTGGGTTAATCCTTCCGCCGCAAATTCTCCAGCCCGTCCCGCGGGCATAGATTTGTTACCAACCCAAATCTTTCCACCCAAAAAAGTGCCTGTCGTCAAGATGACAGCTTTACACGGGAACGCCATCCCAAAGTAGGTTTCAACGCCGATAACTTCATTGTTAGCGTCTAACACCAAATCTGTAGCCATGCCTTCGCGGATTGTCAAGTTGTCTTGGTTCTCGACAATCCCCTTCATCACTGCTGCATATTCCCGCTTGTCGGTTTGCGCCCGCAATGCCCAAACTGCTGGGCCTCGTGAAGAATTAAGTATGCGCTTCTGTAGGTAGGTACGGTCTGCTATTTTACCTATTTCCCCACCTAGGGCATCTACTTCATGGGTTAACTGAGATTTGGCAGGCCCACCCACGGCTGGGTTACAGGGTTGCCAAGCAATTCTATCTAAATTGAGCGTCAATAGCAGGGTACGACAGCCGAGGCGGGCAGTGGCAAGAGCTGCTTCGCAACCGGAGTGACCTGCACCGACGACAATGACATCAAAAGCGTCTTGCTCAAAAGCTGTTTTGGCAATGGAATTGTGCATGGTCATACTTACAGGTTCAGCAAGCTGAGAGTTATTTTCAATTTTAACTGATTCCGTGGTTTCATGGTTGCATTTAGTTATGCAACAAGTTGTTAACAAAACTATTAAATTTTCCCAACTTCTTGGAGAATTTGGGGAACTTTTTAATGTTATATACTTACTTGGGTTTAACTTTAGATGTTATATATTATTTTCGATATAAAAAATCACCTAAATGACTTAAATATATGCAACAAATTTTGTGGAAAACAGTTTTTATCACTATGCTTTTTTTTATAAGTTTTACCCTAGTTGCTAGTAATGGAAATACTCACCAAAAACTACTGACAAACATTACACAATTTAATAATTGTCCAAGTCTTGATTTATCATCATGCACAAATACATTACCTCCTAGCACACTGTTTACTCCTAACCCACAATTAAATGAGCAAGAGCGTTTTTTATCTGCGATCGCTCATAATTTACCAATAATTCCCCAGCCTGGTACTTTTGAATATATTTTACTCCGTGCATATGGTGCGGTATTTGTCAAGCAAGAACCAGAGATTAAACTACCATCAAAAGTAATTTTAGATAACGAGCAAGAAACCCAAGAGTTTCAATCTACTCTAGCAATGACAAAAGTAAATAACACTCATGACTGTTATTTACAACAGCCAGCAGCAGCAGCTTTTAATCAAGCGCAAATACAAGCAATTATCCCTCTAAAATCTGGCTATGGTAGTGGTGATTGCACTCGGACTTTTGCTACTAATTTAAGATTTTGGCATAAATATGCTAATAATCAAACTTTAGAAAAAGTCCGCCAGGGTAAGGAAACAAAAATCCTGGGACTAGTTGCGCCACCGGGTACATCTCAACATCTTTGGGGGTTAGCAATTGATTTACGGATCACAAATCAAAAACAAAGAGAGGCTTTAAATCAAAATGGTTGGTTTCAAACTGTAGAAAATGATCTGCCGCATTGGACTTATATAAGTTTGTCTAAAGATAATTTATCTTTGTTTGGTTTTAAAAAGAAAGTTGTTAGGGGTATCACCTATTGGATAACACCACTATAAGTGTTAGATGTCATGTGAAATGGGGAACAATATATTTCTAGTAATAAAGATATTTTTAGGGAAATAAAGCAAATTTTTCTAACGCTAAAAAATCACTCTAATCCCACAAATCAAATACTAGAAAATGGAATTATCATTCCTGAAATTCATAATTTATTGGAAGAATATATACCAAATTTTGACCAAAAATGGCAACAAGAAGGAAAGTGTGAGAAATTGACAGTATTTTTAAAGAAATCTCTTTAAGTAACAGATATTTGCTTATCTAGCGACAACACTAAACTGATTTTAAAAGATTCTTTAATTATGCTCAAGGATTCATGAAATAATTCCGTTACTTTTAACCTAATTCATCGTACTTCTACATAACGAGATTCGGCATTTTCATTCACTTTATCAATCCTTGCAAGATAATCTTTAATAGCATCTTTGATATTTTCTAAAGCCTCCTCTTCAGTTTCTCCTAAAGTCCAACATCCTGGTAAAGCAGGACACCAAATAGCATATCCTACACTTGTCTTATTTAACTTGACTTTGTATCTCATAGCTAAAATAACCGCTTTTGTTTTTATTTTATCTGTTTAAATAAAACAAAAAGTGATCACACGATACTGCAAAAATGCTCAATTTTAATTAAAGGTCTGACATCTGTTTGTAAGTTGTAATTGACATTCTCAGGTAAATTATCCCGAACCATTGCATTTAAAATGACTAATATTGCATAAACACAATGTGTTTAAAGTTTTGATACTGGCGACTGTTCGAGTTCTGTCTTGGAGATTGTTGTAGTGTCCCTGGCTACAAAGCAATGTTTGGTGAGCTTGGGTGTGATGGTTCACCAATGCTTTTAAGATACAAGGTTGGGTTGAGGCAATGTGTTACCCAACATTCTCTCGACTACGCAAAATATTCAAGAAATTAGTCATCTGATCATCAAGATATCGTCTATTGTGATAATTTCAGCTTGTGAAACACATGAATAAAGGTAAACTATGAGATAAAACTGTTACCATCTGACACGATGAGCCTCTGCATCAATTCTCACTGTCCAAACCCACAAAATCGTGATGATGAACTCTTTTGTCTAAGTTGTGGTTCAGAATTGCTGCTGCAAGGGCGCTACCGCGTGATGCATCAGTTAGGGGGTGGTGGCTTTGGTTTGACATTTGAGATTATAGAAGTCCGAAATAAAACGCCCAAAGTTCTCAAAGTCCTGATTAATAATCAGCTCAAAGCAGTCGAGCTATTTCAGCAAGAAGCAGAAGTACTGAGTCAGCTACACCATCCCGGCATTCCCAAAGTAGAGCGTGACGGGTACTTTACATATTTTCCCAGAAATAGCCAAAATCCCATCCATTGTCTGGTGATGGAAAAGATTGTCGGGATGGACTTACAAAAATGGATGGAAAATCGCGATTTGCGTCCCATCGACCAAACTTTGGCTATTCAATGGCTGCATGAATTAGTCGTAATTCTACAACAAGTACACAGTCAGAACTTCTTCCATCGGGATATCAAGCCGCCTAACATTATGCTCAGGGCTACAGGCGAACTAGCACTGATTGACTTTGGCACAGCACGGCAAGTTACACAAACCTACTGGTTAGCACAAGCACAAGGCCAAGTCACAGGAATTATTTCGTCAGGTTACACCCCAGCAGAACAAATGAACGGTCAGGCGATCCCGCAGTCAGATTTTTTTGCTTTAGCGCGCACGTTTGTTTATCTACTCACAGGCAAACAACCGACTGATTCCACAATTTATAATTCTTACAGTGATGAAATAAATTGGCGGAATTATGCTAACAATATTTCTCCCCAGTTAGCAAATTTGATTGACCAAATGATGGCGCGTGTACCTAGTCAGCGACCAGCCAACACCCAGACGATTTTGCAACAGTTGGTAGATATTCAAAGAGGTTCGCCACCGCCACCACCGCCACCACCGCCACCGCCACCACCACCGGACTTGACAAGGCGACGATTTGCCAAATTATTAGGCTTTGGTGGTTTAGGACTGGCTGTCCCAGTAATTTTATATACACTTATTCCCAAATCTAAATCGACTGTAGTTGTATCCAGTAGCGGCTCAGGTGACTATAAAACTATTAGTGAGGCGATTAAAAATGCTCAACTAAATGCACGTATTCTAGTGCGTCCAGGTATTTACCAAGAAAGTCTAATTGTCAACAAGTCACTCAAGCTAATTGGTGATGGGCCAAAGGCACAAATTGTCATTCAGAGTACAGACTCAAATTGCATTGTGCTGCAAACAGACAATGCCGAGATTAGAGGTTTAACCCTGCGTGGTCTAGCAGGACAGAAGAACAAAAAATTCTTTGCTGTAGATATTTTACAAGGGCGTCCAGTTTTAGCAGATTGCGATATCACTTCTGATTCACTGGCTTGTGTAGCCGTTCACGGTACTTCAGCCAACCCGATCATCCAACAATGCCAAGTCCATGACGGAAAAACAGGTGGTATTTATATATACGACAATGCCCAAGCCACATTAGAAGAATGTGATGTCTATGGAAATACTTTAGTGAATGTCGAAATCAAGGGTAGTAGCAATGTCATGCTCAAAAACTGCAAAATTCACGATGGCAAAGATGGAGGTCTTGTTTTTCATGTAAATGCTCAAGGAACAGCTGAAGATTGTGACATTTTTGGGAATGCTTTAGTGAATGTAGAAATCAGGGATAACAGCAAACCCACTATTGAACGA contains these protein-coding regions:
- a CDS encoding pectinesterase family protein produces the protein MSLCINSHCPNPQNRDDELFCLSCGSELLLQGRYRVMHQLGGGGFGLTFEIIEVRNKTPKVLKVLINNQLKAVELFQQEAEVLSQLHHPGIPKVERDGYFTYFPRNSQNPIHCLVMEKIVGMDLQKWMENRDLRPIDQTLAIQWLHELVVILQQVHSQNFFHRDIKPPNIMLRATGELALIDFGTARQVTQTYWLAQAQGQVTGIISSGYTPAEQMNGQAIPQSDFFALARTFVYLLTGKQPTDSTIYNSYSDEINWRNYANNISPQLANLIDQMMARVPSQRPANTQTILQQLVDIQRGSPPPPPPPPPPPPPPDLTRRRFAKLLGFGGLGLAVPVILYTLIPKSKSTVVVSSSGSGDYKTISEAIKNAQLNARILVRPGIYQESLIVNKSLKLIGDGPKAQIVIQSTDSNCIVLQTDNAEIRGLTLRGLAGQKNKKFFAVDILQGRPVLADCDITSDSLACVAVHGTSANPIIQQCQVHDGKTGGIYIYDNAQATLEECDVYGNTLVNVEIKGSSNVMLKNCKIHDGKDGGLVFHVNAQGTAEDCDIFGNALVNVEIRDNSKPTIERCKIYDGKQAGLAVVQNSQGIVKDCDIYNNTYSGIEIREGSNPLIQRCQIHDGKEGGLLIQKKAQGTVENCNIFSNALSGVEIRESSNPIIRQCNINKNKYNAVYVHDQGGGTIENCDLTGNDRSAFFIDTTSKIQNIANKIDTTPLATPTKKP